One Pseudoalteromonas marina genomic region harbors:
- a CDS encoding PH domain-containing protein: MFNNQQITDLPQHKNIEFKALADKALLHAQLNWLVFYIPFSAILAAICYFNENFANNAQTYLLIGMPILILASMLYSVASIKLQGVAMRQHDIAFKKGIIWQRVTILPLARVQHIEIHRGPIERKLGLASLKLYSAGGMSADLQVSGLTHTDCKNMRQFVQDYRQEQTSIQAVPADE, translated from the coding sequence GTGTTTAACAATCAGCAAATAACGGATTTACCACAGCATAAAAACATTGAATTTAAAGCGCTTGCCGATAAAGCATTGCTGCATGCACAGCTTAACTGGTTAGTGTTTTACATTCCTTTTAGCGCAATATTAGCCGCAATTTGTTACTTCAACGAAAATTTTGCGAATAACGCGCAAACGTATTTATTAATTGGTATGCCTATTTTAATTCTCGCTTCTATGCTTTACAGCGTTGCGAGTATTAAATTGCAAGGTGTGGCTATGCGTCAGCACGACATTGCGTTTAAAAAAGGAATTATTTGGCAGCGGGTGACTATTTTACCGCTAGCGCGCGTGCAGCACATTGAAATACACCGTGGCCCCATTGAGCGAAAGCTGGGTTTAGCCAGTTTAAAGCTGTATAGCGCCGGTGGCATGAGTGCCGATTTGCAAGTAAGCGGGCTTACACACACGGATTGTAAAAATATGCGCCAGTTTGTTCAAGATTACCGCCAAGAACAAACGTCTATTCAGGCTGTACCAGCCGATGAGTGA
- a CDS encoding PH domain-containing protein, which translates to MSDFTPHTTQTDAGQVQLWQKVSPWALLYFVVHFGVRFVRDGIFNLLPLGFVFVTQVENKLFWGQIAAAVAVSALLLYSVLYYRNFRFCISSDNEILLNKGVFKKERLTLKFERVQNVNIAEPFYFKPVTLVNCIFDAAGSAAQEAVLPGVTQGYAEQMRKQIFAYKAQQQLEPDSEVETDEATEQSSLFISNKEIAKFGLMSNMAILALAAIAPLINVVADVLEKQLITKVEGFYEQELGLVASAALFAIFTMFVLVVLIAVLLSVGMSLIRFYNYQLYFKGKKFKRIAGLLERHQLSMSLDKVQSIVIKQNIIARLLKRFTVEFLQASSGGAMAGMAAKKNKQTLVLPVLNNEQVNSVCQWIYPWFNNSALAFKQAERALWYKNLVLYALLPSLLVAVFCYFNEFNYFISLGVLGVFAGLVTLSYQRYGYYLHEDDGRFYMVVRKGMIGVHYRVFELYKVQSASSESTYLMRRSGLKSLYIQLAHGFAFMPYIKEQDADFVIDFTLKQAESDTRSWM; encoded by the coding sequence ATGAGTGATTTTACACCTCATACCACACAAACGGATGCTGGCCAGGTGCAATTGTGGCAAAAAGTATCGCCTTGGGCACTTTTGTATTTTGTTGTCCATTTTGGTGTGCGTTTTGTGCGCGACGGTATATTTAACCTATTACCGCTTGGTTTTGTATTTGTTACACAAGTAGAAAACAAACTCTTCTGGGGGCAAATTGCAGCAGCAGTAGCTGTAAGTGCTTTGCTTTTATACTCGGTTTTATATTACAGAAACTTTAGATTTTGCATTTCAAGCGATAACGAAATACTACTCAATAAAGGCGTTTTTAAAAAAGAACGTTTAACGCTTAAATTTGAGCGAGTACAAAATGTAAATATTGCTGAGCCTTTTTACTTTAAACCAGTAACGCTGGTTAATTGTATTTTTGATGCGGCAGGTAGCGCGGCTCAAGAAGCTGTATTGCCGGGCGTAACCCAAGGTTACGCAGAGCAAATGCGAAAGCAAATATTTGCTTACAAGGCCCAACAGCAACTTGAGCCAGACAGTGAAGTAGAAACAGACGAGGCTACTGAGCAAAGTAGTTTGTTTATTTCTAACAAAGAAATAGCCAAGTTTGGTTTAATGTCAAACATGGCTATTTTAGCGCTAGCCGCCATTGCACCGCTCATAAATGTGGTAGCCGATGTGCTTGAAAAGCAATTAATCACAAAAGTAGAAGGGTTTTATGAGCAAGAACTTGGTCTTGTAGCCAGTGCAGCGTTATTTGCTATATTCACAATGTTTGTACTTGTGGTGCTTATTGCTGTTTTGCTTTCGGTGGGAATGTCGCTGATTCGGTTTTATAATTATCAGCTTTATTTTAAAGGTAAAAAGTTTAAACGCATTGCCGGTTTATTAGAGCGCCACCAGTTATCGATGAGCTTAGACAAAGTGCAGTCGATTGTCATTAAGCAAAATATTATTGCCCGGTTACTTAAGCGCTTTACCGTTGAATTTTTGCAAGCGAGTAGCGGTGGTGCAATGGCGGGTATGGCCGCTAAAAAAAATAAACAAACCTTAGTTTTACCTGTATTAAATAACGAGCAAGTAAACAGCGTATGCCAGTGGATTTACCCGTGGTTTAACAACAGCGCACTGGCATTTAAGCAGGCAGAGCGAGCACTTTGGTATAAAAACTTAGTTTTGTATGCATTGTTACCTAGTCTACTTGTTGCTGTGTTTTGTTATTTTAATGAGTTTAATTACTTTATCAGCTTGGGTGTTCTTGGTGTATTTGCAGGCTTAGTTACCTTGTCGTATCAACGTTATGGTTACTATTTACATGAAGATGATGGCCGATTTTACATGGTTGTACGTAAAGGCATGATTGGCGTACATTACCGCGTGTTTGAACTTTATAAAGTACAAAGTGCTAGCAGCGAAAGTACCTATTTAATGCGAAGATCAGGATTGAAAAGCCTGTATATACAACTTGCTCATGGCTTTGCGTTTATGCCATACATAAAAGAGCAAGACGCTGATTTTGTGATTGATTTTACGCTTAAACAGGCTGAGTCAGACACTCGTAGTTGGATGTAA